The window ACGAGGAGTATGCAACTTAACCTAAACTAAAAAACATGCTAATCAGATTTCTCAGTGTAAGAAAACAGCATTATTTCTTATAGATATGACCCCATAACCTATGTTGCTATGCTCTACTACACACAAATATATTTCTACTTCCTAGACCTAGAGCATAGAGATGGTGGTGTTAGCCACTAAACATGTCTGAACaaacagagagaaatacagagagctctaaaagtattgggacagcgaAGTCCAAATTTTTCTGTTATTTTGAAATGCTAAGGACTACGAGGTTAAAGTGTAGACTTTTTATACATAGCCCCcctcccccattttaggggactaaaagtattgggacaaatgtgttggatgcatttgctgtttgttttggttgtgcttcagattattttgtgcccatgGTAGCAtccattaatgtggatgctatcaTGACTACGGacaatcctgaatgaattgtgaatgatAAAGTTATATGCACAAATATATCGCCccccaaaatgctaacctcccgttattgtaatggtgagaggttagcatgtcttgggggtaaaaTATGTATTTCTCACTCATTCACGATTCAATGagaattatccgtaatcatggtagcattcacattaatgtagaagtgttcagaaacatattatattcataaaagtgactccaaaattgcACAATAATACACTATATACCATTCATCCCTATTGGGTACAAAACAatctgatacacaaccaaaacaaacaaatgcatccaacaaatttgtagaATCACAACCTTAATGTAGTCATTGCgtactatgaatatgggaccaaatacttcactttttacaactttaatacacataagtgaatttgtcccattTGGtctcctaaaatggggggactatgtacaaaagtgGTGTAATTCCCTAAACGGTTcccccgatatggatgaaaataccctgacagtctgcactttaaccacaTACTCATTGTATCATTTAAAGTGCTGGagtagagccaaaacaacaacaaaaatcactgtcccaatacttttggagcacACTGTAAAAGTCCCACAAAGCAGATAGCGACAAGAGTTTGCAGATATACATTACAGTTGAGATCACTTGCATATGAATAACTAACTTAAAAAGACACCATACAATAAGTATCAAAAGGCAGAATGAGTAAACAATATGAATAGATTAGAAAACAATTTAAAGAGACTGAGGGCAGAAAGTTTCCAGATGCATCTCGCCCCACAGCCTGTTGGATGAGGTGTAGAAAAGAAAGCCGAGGGGCAAGGGGATTGTTTTatcctttccctctctttccttcagGGTGGGGGCACTGTGTGAGTTGAGTGGGACGCACCTCTGAAAAGTTGTGTACGTTCAATGCAAGGGGGGTTTGGTCAAACATGTCAAGGCCTCCAGACAGAAAGAATGAGATGCGACGACAGCGTCAGGGCTCAGGAAGACTTGCGCTCCAGCATGTAGTATCGATACATGATacccacaacaactgcagctatGGCAGGTATCAACCATGTGGTCCACGAGCTAGAGAAAGATGGAAAGAGCACTTAGACATTCAGCCAGGGAACAAAAACAGCTCAGTGAAGAATGATTAGGAGACAGAATACTTAGTGAATGCAAATGGAATAATCAAATTCTTATCGCTTATGACTGACCTCGAGCCATCTCCTGAAGTTGTAATGAATTCTTCCTGTGGGAAAATTTTTGTTGATAAAAGAAGGTTCAAGAGTTAGCATTAGTAAAATAGGTGTTACATTATTATAAAACATTTTTACAGAACATTTACTTGAATACTTTACCTTTGCGCCATCCTTCTTCCGGTCATCCTAAAAGACAGGGTGAAATAATCATTTACACACTTTTACGATCAGAATAAATCATGCCACAGATTATTTTGTTGTTCCATCATTAAACGAAAACGATGTTTCGATTAATGAATTTGCAATGATTGAGAGTTCAACAGTTGAGAGAAAGCAATCTCTGTACCATATGGAGCTCCCCAATGTAGTACTGGATAAGCATCTCTCTGGCATCTGTAGAGTGACCAACATCCTCAAAGCTCTCTGTGGCATCTGCACCTGCCTGCTCCACCagaacctcctctcctcctggatGCTGAAAACACAGAAACAAGTGGTATAGACTTAATTTCATTATGATCTGTCACTACCGACAGTTACTAcatagtcggaactagaagcacaagcatttcgctacactcgcattaacatctgctaaccatgtgtatgtgacaaataaatgtagatttgatttgaatgtaatCACAGACTACACAATTACAATATGATGTCCTACATGACATGGATGGCTGGCTTATGTCGACCTAAATGTCAATATGATAAATGTGTTAAATAAAGCTCTGAACTCTTAATTATCTGATATCCTGAAATTATTATGGATTGGCATATTATAGGGATCGATCGCTTCATTAAAAATGGTTAAAGCTCCAATGTCAACTTTTTTGTTGGCAGGCTCACTCTTTGAAGGTAAACAAATATTACAGTGTGGTGTTACTTCACAAATACAGCCTTGATTATAACACATGAAAGACGTCATGCCAAAGATACTTGTAACTAACCCCTTTAATCTTAACCTGAAATCCAGAACCTGTACCACTAGCAAAAATTGTTTAGCATGACATGGAGTGGAAcgatagctaaacagactggtaccccaTGCTACTTTCATTGTGGTCATGCTGTGCCATTGGCATTGTATTTCGACTTATTTTCCCATTACACCTTTAATAGATGGTGGGTTGCGCAACTTTAGGCGATTGACCTCTTGTAACCCGCCCTATTTTTGGCCAATTAAGCTAGCAAACTagttacgttagctagctaacgttacgctAGGTACGTTCCATAATAATGTATCTCCAGTCCAGGTGCAACATTACACCATATCTGGTAATATTATTGGGAATATGCAGGTAGACACAGATAGCATACACAGTTAAGTTAGCCACATTAACTAGCTAGTTAAACTGGCAAAGCACACACTAGCCAAAATAGCAAATGCTAATGCTGGCAAGCTGCCTCCCTCAGCCTGTGTTGACTGAGCATTAGATAAATAACGTTCggatatgttagctagctagaaagACCCAGACCTTCACATATGTGCATTGTTACGTAGATAGTTAGTTGTCTAACTAGCTAGACGTTTGGTTTGGCGCGGAACCTACATTAATTTGAAACCAGGCAACGGAGACCAATGTCGTAGCTTATGCTAGTagagccagctaacgttagcaagggTGGTATTTTGATCTTACCTCCTCCAAGAAACTGGTGATGTTATACACTTTATCGTGGATGATAAGCCATGCGTCCTTGCTCATATTAtgagcttttatttcttccaATGTGTAGTATTTCACATCGCTATCTGCTCTCTTTTCTGCGGTGTGATTCACATCCCCCATGCTGTTAGCAGCACCATTTGTGTTGATCATGTTATCGTTCATTTCCTCGCCCATTATCTGTTTTAACACTATTTGCCTAGCTAGCTAAGTCCCTAAGTTACACTTTGATTATCCAACGTTGAATCGTATGCTGTAGATTTTATAAAACAGAATGAAGGTTCGTGTATCCAATGTGGACTGCCTTAGCAATGCATAAGCCTAAATTTCGTAGGACAAGCCAGTTTCCCCTTTGCAACCGGCATATCGTTACATCAGCAGACATGCGGAACGAACCAATGATTACATCCCAGTGTCACCTTCCAATGAACATGTATGGACTTTTCGACAAGTAACCAATGAAAGGCAACATTGTAGAATTGTAACCAATCACAGGTGACCTTTAGATGATCATGAGACCTCGTCATTTAGCATGTCCATGGAAGAGTTAGATCAAGTATTTTACATTACTCACATATCAAATCAGTTTTATTGCTCCTTTGAAATGTCATTAGATTTGGCTAATGATCAATTGCAATTCCATCCTGCATACTGCCTTTGTCAGTAGTGTTGTTTTTGAGTAGGTTCCACTTCCAACCTCGACCACTGAAGTGATGTCTAtgtgcactgaacaaaaatataaacacaacatgcaacaatttctaagattttactgagttacagttcatataaggaaatcagtcaatggaaatacattcattagtccctaatccatggatttcacatgactgggaatacatacagtatgcatctgttggtcacagatacctttaaaattTTACAAAAATAAAGGTAGGGGTGTTGATCAGAAATCCTTTGCATACACTTaatcaggttgttgattgtggcctgtggaatgttgtcccactcctcttcaatggctgtgcgaagttgctggattttGCCGGGAACTGGAACCAGCTGTCGTATACATCGATCCAGAGCAACCCAAAcaggctcaatgggtgacatgtctggtgagtatacaggccatggaaaaactgggacattttcagtttccaggaattgtgtatagatcctTGTGAAATTGGGCTTTccattattatgctgaaacatgaggtgattgcTGCGGACGAATGGCACGGCAATGGTAAGgac is drawn from Salvelinus fontinalis isolate EN_2023a chromosome 4, ASM2944872v1, whole genome shotgun sequence and contains these coding sequences:
- the LOC129854275 gene encoding cytochrome b5-like, whose amino-acid sequence is MGEEMNDNMINTNGAANSMGDVNHTAEKRADSDVKYYTLEEIKAHNMSKDAWLIIHDKVYNITSFLEEHPGGEEVLVEQAGADATESFEDVGHSTDAREMLIQYYIGELHMDDRKKDGAKEEFITTSGDGSSSWTTWLIPAIAAVVVGIMYRYYMLERKSS